A part of Arachis hypogaea cultivar Tifrunner chromosome 12, arahy.Tifrunner.gnm2.J5K5, whole genome shotgun sequence genomic DNA contains:
- the LOC112727687 gene encoding probable serine/threonine-protein kinase PBL9 isoform X2 translates to MGVCLSAQVKVKREGEIFHCSNLKSFSLSELKKATRNFHPNSLLGGGFGSVFKGWIDENSLMPAKPGTGIGIAVKRLKQSGLPDHTEWLAEVNYHGQFSHPHLVRLIGYCLENKHRLLVYEFMPRGSLDNHLFSRRHSLLQPLSWSLRLKVALHVAKGLAFLHSAETKLMCVHFNTTNVLLDSNYNAKLSVFGLPKHGQISNIGHAFATEFISGRYIAPEIFLTGHSTAKATVYNFGVVLLEMFTGERLIDRNRPTGQLNLMEWVRPYLANKCKVLKVLDTHLEGQYSVEEAYELATLTLRCISSSPRFRPKIDEVVTLLEQLQAPNNADLGNQNPSSSESRPSASILYT, encoded by the exons ATGGGAGTTTGTCTGAGCGCCCAAGTTAAAGttaagagagagggagagatctTTCACTGTTCTAATTTAAAGAGCTTTAGTTTATCAGAACTTAAGAAAGCCACAAGAAATTTCCATCCGAACAGTTTGTTAGGAGGTGGTTTTGGTTCTGTTTTTAAGGGTTGGATTGATGAGAATTCTTTGATGCCTGCCAAACCTGGCACTGGCATTGGTATTGCGGTGAAGAGACTTAAACAAAGTGGCTTACCGGATCACACGGAGTGGTTG gCCGAAGTAAACTATCATGGACAATTTTCTCATCCTCATCTAGTGAGGTTGATTGGATATTGCCTTGAAAATAAACACCGCCTTCTCGTCTATGAGTTTATGCCTCGCGGTAGTTTGGACAATCATTTGTTCAGCAGGA GACACTCACTCTTACAACCTCTATCATGGAGTCTCCGTTTAAAGGTTGCTCTTCATGTAGCCAAAGGGCTTGCATTCCTTCACAGTGCAGAAACAAAATTGATGTGTGTTCATTTTAACACTACCAATGTCTTACTTGACTCA AATTACAATGCAAAACTTTCGGTCTTTGGGTTGCCAAAGCATGGACAGATAAGCAACATAGGTCATGCCTTTGCCACGGAGTTCATCTCTGGTAGATATATAGCTCCCGAAATTTTTTTAACTG GCCATTCTACTGCTAAGGCTACTGTCTACAATTTCGGAGTAGTCCTACTTGAAATGTTTACCGGCGAGAGGCTGATCGATAGGAATCGACCAACTGGGCAACTCAATCTGATGGAGTGGGTTAGACCATACCTGGCTAACAAATGCAAGGTCTTAAAAGTTTTGGACACGCATCTTGAAGGGCAGTATTCAGTTGAGGAAGCCTATGAACTAGCCACACTCACCTTGCGATGCATATCATCATCACCCCGTTTCAGGCCAAAGATAGATGAAGTTGTTACATTACTGGAGCAGCTGCAGGCTCCTAATAATGCTGATTTAGGCAACCAAAATCCTTCTTCTAGCGAGTCTCGGCCCTCTGCCTCAATTCTATATACTTGA
- the LOC112727687 gene encoding probable serine/threonine-protein kinase PBL9 isoform X3 yields the protein MGVCLSAQVKVKREGEIFHCSNLKSFSLSELKKATRNFHPNSLLGGGFGSVFKGWIDENSLMPAKPGTGIGIAVKRLKQSGLPDHTEWLAEVNYHGQFSHPHLVRLIGYCLENKHRLLVYEFMPRGSLDNHLFSRTGHSLLQPLSWSLRLKVALHVAKGLAFLHSAETKLMCVHFNTTNVLLDSNYNAKLSVFGLPKHGQISNIGHAFATEFISGHSTAKATVYNFGVVLLEMFTGERLIDRNRPTGQLNLMEWVRPYLANKCKVLKVLDTHLEGQYSVEEAYELATLTLRCISSSPRFRPKIDEVVTLLEQLQAPNNADLGNQNPSSSESRPSASILYT from the exons ATGGGAGTTTGTCTGAGCGCCCAAGTTAAAGttaagagagagggagagatctTTCACTGTTCTAATTTAAAGAGCTTTAGTTTATCAGAACTTAAGAAAGCCACAAGAAATTTCCATCCGAACAGTTTGTTAGGAGGTGGTTTTGGTTCTGTTTTTAAGGGTTGGATTGATGAGAATTCTTTGATGCCTGCCAAACCTGGCACTGGCATTGGTATTGCGGTGAAGAGACTTAAACAAAGTGGCTTACCGGATCACACGGAGTGGTTG gCCGAAGTAAACTATCATGGACAATTTTCTCATCCTCATCTAGTGAGGTTGATTGGATATTGCCTTGAAAATAAACACCGCCTTCTCGTCTATGAGTTTATGCCTCGCGGTAGTTTGGACAATCATTTGTTCAGCAGGA CAGGACACTCACTCTTACAACCTCTATCATGGAGTCTCCGTTTAAAGGTTGCTCTTCATGTAGCCAAAGGGCTTGCATTCCTTCACAGTGCAGAAACAAAATTGATGTGTGTTCATTTTAACACTACCAATGTCTTACTTGACTCA AATTACAATGCAAAACTTTCGGTCTTTGGGTTGCCAAAGCATGGACAGATAAGCAACATAGGTCATGCCTTTGCCACGGAGTTCATCTCTG GCCATTCTACTGCTAAGGCTACTGTCTACAATTTCGGAGTAGTCCTACTTGAAATGTTTACCGGCGAGAGGCTGATCGATAGGAATCGACCAACTGGGCAACTCAATCTGATGGAGTGGGTTAGACCATACCTGGCTAACAAATGCAAGGTCTTAAAAGTTTTGGACACGCATCTTGAAGGGCAGTATTCAGTTGAGGAAGCCTATGAACTAGCCACACTCACCTTGCGATGCATATCATCATCACCCCGTTTCAGGCCAAAGATAGATGAAGTTGTTACATTACTGGAGCAGCTGCAGGCTCCTAATAATGCTGATTTAGGCAACCAAAATCCTTCTTCTAGCGAGTCTCGGCCCTCTGCCTCAATTCTATATACTTGA
- the LOC112727687 gene encoding probable serine/threonine-protein kinase PBL9 isoform X1, with protein MGVCLSAQVKVKREGEIFHCSNLKSFSLSELKKATRNFHPNSLLGGGFGSVFKGWIDENSLMPAKPGTGIGIAVKRLKQSGLPDHTEWLAEVNYHGQFSHPHLVRLIGYCLENKHRLLVYEFMPRGSLDNHLFSRTGHSLLQPLSWSLRLKVALHVAKGLAFLHSAETKLMCVHFNTTNVLLDSNYNAKLSVFGLPKHGQISNIGHAFATEFISGRYIAPEIFLTGHSTAKATVYNFGVVLLEMFTGERLIDRNRPTGQLNLMEWVRPYLANKCKVLKVLDTHLEGQYSVEEAYELATLTLRCISSSPRFRPKIDEVVTLLEQLQAPNNADLGNQNPSSSESRPSASILYT; from the exons ATGGGAGTTTGTCTGAGCGCCCAAGTTAAAGttaagagagagggagagatctTTCACTGTTCTAATTTAAAGAGCTTTAGTTTATCAGAACTTAAGAAAGCCACAAGAAATTTCCATCCGAACAGTTTGTTAGGAGGTGGTTTTGGTTCTGTTTTTAAGGGTTGGATTGATGAGAATTCTTTGATGCCTGCCAAACCTGGCACTGGCATTGGTATTGCGGTGAAGAGACTTAAACAAAGTGGCTTACCGGATCACACGGAGTGGTTG gCCGAAGTAAACTATCATGGACAATTTTCTCATCCTCATCTAGTGAGGTTGATTGGATATTGCCTTGAAAATAAACACCGCCTTCTCGTCTATGAGTTTATGCCTCGCGGTAGTTTGGACAATCATTTGTTCAGCAGGA CAGGACACTCACTCTTACAACCTCTATCATGGAGTCTCCGTTTAAAGGTTGCTCTTCATGTAGCCAAAGGGCTTGCATTCCTTCACAGTGCAGAAACAAAATTGATGTGTGTTCATTTTAACACTACCAATGTCTTACTTGACTCA AATTACAATGCAAAACTTTCGGTCTTTGGGTTGCCAAAGCATGGACAGATAAGCAACATAGGTCATGCCTTTGCCACGGAGTTCATCTCTGGTAGATATATAGCTCCCGAAATTTTTTTAACTG GCCATTCTACTGCTAAGGCTACTGTCTACAATTTCGGAGTAGTCCTACTTGAAATGTTTACCGGCGAGAGGCTGATCGATAGGAATCGACCAACTGGGCAACTCAATCTGATGGAGTGGGTTAGACCATACCTGGCTAACAAATGCAAGGTCTTAAAAGTTTTGGACACGCATCTTGAAGGGCAGTATTCAGTTGAGGAAGCCTATGAACTAGCCACACTCACCTTGCGATGCATATCATCATCACCCCGTTTCAGGCCAAAGATAGATGAAGTTGTTACATTACTGGAGCAGCTGCAGGCTCCTAATAATGCTGATTTAGGCAACCAAAATCCTTCTTCTAGCGAGTCTCGGCCCTCTGCCTCAATTCTATATACTTGA